A genomic region of Anas platyrhynchos isolate ZD024472 breed Pekin duck chromosome 9, IASCAAS_PekinDuck_T2T, whole genome shotgun sequence contains the following coding sequences:
- the SLC66A1L gene encoding lysosomal amino acid transporter 1 homolog — MEQYEIMEQYRIMEQYGIMDCLDHPTDFCFALTATALVNNTEADLKAVVLCSSAAPAAARRGRPGPAAADGGEGRCGAGGPPASPPVTPPGPPGRLPASLRCLPGPSVLGRPSPSWIRGAAAAVARSHDDSSLERQPVSAENLFQHRRYLKSGKKKDFLMISKTITAISYVNMDIIMISQYVYYKLKNQKMTKCSKNLKNFCVTWILVCIALCIVLLCQLLVRNQDQSSVLERSNTSLDMIEMSGFICGYISCVFYLGSRFPQLYKNFRRRSTEGTSYLLFALAMLGNCTYGLSLVLKMPATTSFQALYFLHHLPWLIGSFGVLFLDIFVTVQFLLYRQHEEGQPSVVALEVEPLLLGEETA; from the exons ATGGAGCAGTATGAAATTATGGAGCAATATAGAATTATGGAGCAATATGGAATTATGGACTGCTTGGACCACCCGACAGATTTCTGCTTTGCCCTCACAGCGACTGCCCTGGTCAACAACACGGAGGCAGACCTGAAAGCCGTGGTGCTGT GCAGCTCCGCAGCCCCGGCAGCCGCCCGCAGAGGGCGCCCGGGCCCCGCGGCTGCCGATGGCGGCGAGGGGCGGTGCGGGGCGGGCGGGCCGcctgcctcccctcccgtcACCCCGCCAGGGCCGCCCGGCcgcctccctgcctccctccgcTGCCTGCCGGGACCCTCGGTGCTGGGCCGGCCGAGCCCGAGCTGGATCCGCGGAGCAGCAGCCGCCGTGGCCAG GTCCCATGATGACAGCTCTCTTGAGAGGCAGCCAGTTTCCGCAGAAAACTTGTTTCAGCACCGCAGATACTTGaagtctggaaagaaaaaagatttcctGATGATTAGCAAA accATCACTGCCATCTCTTATGTTAATATGGATATAATCATGATTTCACAATATGTATACTATAAGCTCAAGAATCAGAAGATGACGAAAT GCAGCAAAAACCTGAAGAATTTCTGTGTAACCTGGATCTTGGTGTGTATAGCCCTGTGCATCGTtctgctctgccagctgctAGTAAGAAACCAAGACCAGAGTTCAGTACTGGAAAGAAGTAAT acttccCTTGATATGATTGAAATGTCAGGCTTCATTTGTGGCTATATATCTTGTGTGTTTTACTTGGGAAGTAGATTTCCTCAGCTTTATAAAAAT TTTCGGAGAAGATCAACAGAAGGCACCTCTTACCTGCTGTTTGCATTAGCCATGCTGGGAAACTGTACGTATGGACTGAGCCTTGTTTTAAAGATGCCTGCTACCACATCCTTCCAAGCTCTCTACTTTTTACACCATCTTCCGTGGCTCATTGGGAGCTTTGGAGTTTTGTTTCTAGACATTTTT GTGACTGTGCAGTTCCTTCTGTATCGTCAGCACGAGGAAGGGCAGCCCAGCGTGGTGGCGCTGGAAGTGGAACCGCTGCTCCTGGGCGAGGAGACTGCCTAG